GCGGCTGGTGGCCCGGCGCACGGCGGGCACGCGCAGCCGCCGGTACAGCAGCAGGCCGAGCCCGGCGGCCGCGGCGAGTCCGGCGGTGCCGCCCATGGCCAGGGCGACCGCGTGGTACTGCTCCTCGCTGACGCGCAGCCACCGGGTCAGGGCCTCCGGGACCAGCAGGCCCATGACGTGGCCGCCGATGACCAGGAACAGGGCGTAGTGGAAGAGCGGCCCGCCGATGCCGAGCAGCCGGGACTCGTGGAGCTGGCTGGAGCGGGTGGTGAAGCCGAACCGGTCGTAGCGGTAGCGCCAGGCGGTGCCGGCGACGAGCACGGCCAGCGCGAGGTAGGGCAGGACCCCCACAGGGCGATGTCCAGGTGCGCGGCGCGCAGGTGCGGCGGGGTCATCAGCGGCGGACTCCTTCGTCGTCCGGCGCGTGCCGGAGGGGGAACGGCAGGGGGAGGGGCCGTGGCTCCGGTACGGCCGCGGGCCGCGGATTCGGGGGCGGGGTGTCGGGCACGGTGGTCAGGACCGCGCGCACCACGTCGGCGTAGGGGCTGTGGTGGGTCTCCAGGCCGTGGGCGAGCAGGGCGAGCGCCGGGCGGTGCTCGTGCAGCAGGTCGGTGCCGGGCCCGGGGCAGCGGGCGGCGAACTCCAGCAGGCAGGGCAGGTGGTCGGGGAGTTCGCCGGGCGGCGGTGCCCAGCCGTGCTCGCGGTAGCGGGCCTTCAGCGCGGCCAGGGTGGCGCCGCGGCGGCGGGTGTCGCCGTCGGTGTAGTGGGTCAGGTGCAGGGTGCGGCGGCGGCTGCGGTCGAAGGTGGTGACGTAGCCGGTGGCGAGGTCGAGCGGGCTGGTGCCCTGCGCCCACCGGCAGAAGCGCAGCAGCAGTCCGGGGGCCTCGCCGGGCAGCGGGGCGAGTGCCTCGGCCACGGTCCGGAGCCGGTCGGGCCAGTCGGGGCCCGGGTGGTCCAGGAGCAGGGCGGCGGCCTGGTGGAGTGCCCGGTGCAGGTTCACGCGTCGGCGCTCCCCGCCTCGGACCGGTCGGGGAACAGGCCGCCGGGCCGGCCGCGGCCGTTCCAGTTGAGCAGGTTGATCCGGCCGCGCAGCGCGGAGCGGCCGGCTCCGGCGGGGGCCGGGACCGGGGGCGTGTGGAAGGCGCCCGCGGCGTCGGTGCCGTACATGCCGGGGCCGCCGTCGCCCTCCAGGCTGCATCCGGCGCCGTCCGGGCCGCTGCCGCCGCCCGCGACGTACGTGGTGGGGATGACGTAGCGCTCCTCGTACTTGGCGAGGGCGAGCAGCCGGTACATGGCCTCCAGGCCGGTCTCGTCCATGCCGACACCGCGGGCGATGGCCGGGTCGCGGTCCTCGCCGAGGTTGACGCGGCGCATGTGGGCGCGCATCGCGGCCAGCCGGCACAGCGCGGCCTCCACGGGCGCGGGGTCCCCGGCGGTGAACAGACCGGCCAGGTACGCGACCGGGATGCGCAGCGAGTCGATGGCGCCGAACAGGGGCGCCGGGTGCTCGCCGTCGTGGCCGCCGCGGGTGAGCGCGTCGACCACCGGGGACAGCGGCGGGACGTACCAGACCATGGGCAGGGTGCGGTACTCCGGGTGCAGGGGCAGGGCGACGCGGTAGGTGCTGATGAGGTCGCGCACGGGGGAGCGGCGGGCCGCGGTGATCCAGTCGTGCGGGACGCCGGACGCCTCGGCGGCGCGCACCACCTCGGGGTCGTGCGGGTCGAGGAAGCAGCCGAGCTGGGCCTCGTAGAGGTCCTTCTCGTCGGGGACGGCGGCGGCCTCGCCCACCTTGTCGGCGTCGTAGAGCAGCACGCCGAGGTAGCGCAGCCGGCCCACGCAGGTCTCCGAGCAGACGGTCGGCTCGCCCGCCTCGATGCGCGGGTAGCAGAAGGTGCACTTCTCGGCCTTGCCGGTGGAGTGGTTGAAGTAGACCTTCTTGTACGGGCAGCCGGAGACGCACATCCGCCAGCCGCGGCAGCGGTCCTGGTCGACGAGGACGATGCCGTCCTCGATGCGCTTGTAGAGCGCCCCGGAGGGGCAGACCGCCACGCAGCTCGGGTTGAGGCAGTGCTCGCAGATGCGCGGCAGATGGAACATGAACGCCTGCTCGTACTCCAGCCTGACCTGCTCGTTCATCGCCTTGAGCACGGGGTCGCCGGCCAGGTGTCCGGGGCCGCCGCCGAGGTCGTCGTCCCAGTTGGGCCCGGAGGTGACGGAGACGGGGCGGCCGTCGATCAGGGAGCGGGGGCGGGCGGTGGGCAGGTCGTCGCCGAGCGGGGCGGCGATCAGGGTGTCGTAGTCGTAGGTCCAGGGTTCGTAGTAGTCGGCCAGGGCGGGCAGGTCGGGGTTGGCGAAGAGGCGGGCGAGGCGGCGGGCGCGGCCGCCGGAGCGCGGCACCAGCCGGCCGCGCGCGTCCAGCCGCCAGCCGCCCTTCCACTTCGCCTGGTCCTCGTGGCCGCGCGGATAGCCCAGGCCGGGGCGGGTCTCGACGTTGTTGAACCAGGCGTACTCGGTGCCGGTGCGGTTGGTCCAGGTCTGCTTGCAGGTGACCGAGCAGGTGTGGCAGCCGATGCACTTGTCGAGGTTCATGACCATGGCGACCTGACTCAAGACGCGCATGTCAGTACTGCACCTCCTGGGCGCGGCGCCGCACGACGGTGCGGGCGTCACGCTGGTTGCCGGTGGGGCCGTAGTAGTTGGGGGCGAAGGAGAGCTGGGCGTAGCCGCCGATGAGGTGGGTGGGTTTGAGGAGGATGCGGGTGAGGGCGTTGTGCACACCGCCGCGCCGTCCGGTGGCCTCCGAGCGCGGCACGTTCACCAGGCGTTCCTGCACGTGGTACATGAACACCGTGCCGGGCGGCATGCGGTGCGAGACGATCGCGCGGGCGACGACGACACCGTTGGGGTTGACCGCCTCCACCCAGTCGTTGTCGGCGACGCCGATGGCCTCGGCGTCGGGGACGCTCATCCAGATGACCGGGCCGCCGCGGGCCAGGGTCTGCATGAGCAGGTTCTCCTGGTACTCGGAGTGGATGGACCACTTGGAGTGCGGGGTGAGGTAGCGCACGGAGACCTCGCGCTCGCCGGGCACGCTGTCGGCGGTGAGGTCCAGCGGCGGCCGGTAGACGGGCAGTTGCTCGCCGAGCTCGGCCATCCAGTCGTGGTCCAGGTAGAAGTGCTGGCGGCCGGTGAGGGTGTGCCAGGGCTTGTTGTGCTCGGTGTTGACGGTGAAGGGCGAGTAGCGCCGGTCGGGGGCCTCCTTGCCGGACCACTCGTAGCTGGTGCCGACCTGGACGGGCCGCTGCTGGGTGTCGGAGAAGACGATCCGGCGTTCGCGCACGGACTCGGCGAGGGTGTCGAACCCGGCGCCGGGGCCGCAGCGTTCGCCGAGCCGCTCGAAGCCCTCGGCGGCCAGCCGCCCGTTGGTGGTGCCGGACAGGGCGAGGATCGCCTCGCACAGCTTGACGTCGGTGTCGAGCAGCGGACGGCCGCGGACGGGCCCGGACCCGCCGGCGGTGCCGCAGCGGGCGGCCAGACGGCGCACCTCGGGGCCCGGCCGGACGGTGACGCCCTTGACGGTCATGCCCTGCTGCTCGCACAGCGGGCCGAGCGCGGCCAGCCGGTCGGCGACGGCGGTGTAGTCGCGTTCGACGAGGGTGAACTGCGGCAGGTCGCGGCCGGGCACGGGGGTGCGGCCCTCCGCGCGCCAGTCCCGGACGGTGCCGCCGGGCTGCGCCGTCTCGCCCGGGGTGTCGTGCTGGAGCGGGGTGGCCACCAGGTCGTGGGCCACGCCGAGCCGTCCGGCGGCCAGTTCGCCGAAGCGGCGGGCCAGCGCGTGGAAGATCTCGAAGTCGGTGCGGGCCTGCCAGGGCGGGCTGATCGCGGGCGAGAAGGCGTGCACATAGGGGTGCATGTCGGTGCTGGACAGGTCGTGCTTCTCGTACCAGGTGGCGGCGGGCAGCACGAGGTCGGCCATCAGCGTGGTCGAGGTCATCCGGAAGTCCAGGGCGAGCAGCAGGTCGAGCTTGCCGCGCGGGGCCTCCTCGCGCCAGGTGACGTCCCGGGGGCGGGCCTCGGGCGGGGCCTCGGCGGCGTGCGCGTTGTCGCTCGCGCCCAGCAGATGGCGCAGGAAGAACTCGTTGCCCTTGGCGGAGGAGCCGATCAGATTGGCCCGCCACACGGTGAGCACCCGCGGCCAGTTCTCCGGTGCGTCCGGGTCCTCGCAGGCGAACGACAGCTTCCCTTCGGCCAGTCGGGAGGCGACCCACTCGCCGGGCTCGCGTCCGCTCTCGCGCACCGCGCGGCCCAGGTCGAGCGGGTTGGCGGAGAAGGCGGGCGCGGACGGCATCCAGCCCAGGCGCACCGACTGGGCGACCAGGTCGGCGGTGTGCCGTCCGCGGAACAGACCGGGACCGGTGGGCGCGGCGAGCGCGTCCGCGCCGTGGCCGTCGTAGCGCCACTGGCCGGTGTGCAGGTACCAGTACGGGGTGCCGGCGACCTGCCGGGAGGGCCGCACCCAGTCGGCGGCCGACTGGAGCTGCTGCCAGCCCGCGTAGGGCCGCACCTTCTCCTGGCCGACGTAGTGCGCCCAGCCGCCGCCGTTGACGCCCTGGCAGCCGGTGAGCAGCAGCAGGGTGAGGAAGGAGCGGTAGATGGTGTCGGAGTGGAACCAGTGGTTGGTGCCCGCGCCCATGACGATGGTGCACCGGCCCCGGGACTGCTCGGCGGTGCGCGCGAACTCCCGCGCCACCCGCACCACGGCGGCGGCCGGCACCGAGGTGATCGCCTCCTGCCAGGCGGGGGTGTGCGGCTGGGCGGCGTCCTCGTAGCCGTCCGGCCACTCGCCCTCCAGTCCGTCGCGGGCCACCCCGTACTGGGCGAGCAGCAGGTCGAAGACGGTCGTCACGCGGCGTCCGCCCACCTCGCGCACCGGCACGCCGCGGGTGACGCAGCCGCTCGCCGCCTCCCCGGTGCCGGAACCGTCGAAGCGGGGCAGCCGGACGGGGACGCTGCCGCCGGGCCCGCCGTCCGCCCGGTGGAAGGTCAGCTGGGGCTCCACGTCCCCGAGGTCCAGGTTCCAGCGGCCCTCGCCGCGCTTGGACCAGCGGTCGCCGAGGGTGCCGTTGGGGACGACCGGGCGCCCGGAGACCGCGTCGAGCAGCACCGGCTTCCAGTGGGCGTCCTCGCCCGCCTCCTCGTCCAGGCCGAGCGCCGCCGCCGTGACGAACTTGCCGGGCACGAACGCGCCCGCATGGCGCGGGTGTTCGGTCAGTTCCACGAGGAAGGGCAGGTCGGTGAAGCGCCGGACGTAGTCGGTGAAGTACGGCACCTGGCGGCGCACGAAGAACTCGGTGAGGATCACGTGCCCCATGGCCATCGCCAGCGCCCCGTCGGTGCCGGGGTGCGGGTGCAGCCACTCGTCGGCGAACTTGGTGGCGTCCGCGTAGTCCGGGGAGACCACCACGACCTTCTGGCCGCGGTAGCGGGCCTCGGTCATCCAGTGCGCGTCCGGGGTGCGGGTCACCGGCACGTTGGAGCCCCACAGCATCAGATACGCCGCGTCCCACCAGTCCCCGGACTCCGGTACGTCCGTCTGGTCGCCGAAGACCTGCGGGGAGGCGATCGGCAGATCGGCGTACCAGTCGTAGAACGACACCATCGGCGCGCCGATCAGTGACATGAAGCGGGCGCCCACCGCGTGCGAGGCCATGGACATCGCCGGGATCGGGGAGAACCCGGCGACCCGGTCGGGGCCGTGCTCGGCGATGGTGTGCACATGGGCGGCGGCGGCGATCTCCAGCGCCTCGTCCCAGCCGATCCGCACCAGGCCGCCCTTGCCGCGCGCCGCCTGGTAGCGGCGCCGCCGGTCCGGGTCGGAGACGATCTCCGCCCAGGCGGCGACCGGGTCGCCGAGCCGGGCGCGGGCCTCGCGGTACATCTCCACGAGGACCCCGCGGGCGTGCGGGTAGCGCACCCGGGTCGGCGAGTACGTGTACCAGGAGAACGAGGCGCCGCGCGGGCAGCCGCGCGGCTCGTACTCGGGCCGGTCGGGGCCGGTCGTGGGGTAGTCGGTCTCCTGGGTCTCCCAGGTGATCAGCCCGTCCTTGACGTACACCTTCCACGAGCAGGAACCGGTGCAGTTGACGCCGTGCGTGGAGCGCACCACCTTGTCGTGCGCCCAACGCTCCCGGTACGGGCTGTCGTTGACGTCCTGGTCGGTGCGGAAGACCGCCCGCAGGTCCGGAGTGGTCACGGAGCGTCGCAGCGTGCCCCCCGCCCGCAGCAACCGGTCGGCGGCCAGGGCCGCCATCCGCTCTGCTTCCTTTCGTGCCGCTCGCCGTCCCACTCGCAGCTCACATCCCCTATGAAGTCGGCGGACACCGGCCGGGGGGTGCGGGTGGTCGGTCCGCCCCTGCCCGGCCGGCGTGGGCGTGGCCAGCGTGGCGCATCGGAACGGTCGGTTCCCATGGGACTACGCAGAGTTGAGCAGAGTTATACGGGGGCTTTCTTTGCCCTTTGCAATAGTTGCACCGAGCAAGGGAATGGAAAGCTATGTTTGGGCACGGGTCGTGACGGGTAGTCAGTCTTTTCTGTTGCTTCTACGCCTCCGTGGTTTCGGCAGGGTCCGGAGTTCGAGCGCGACCGGGACCGCGGTGAACACCGACGAGTACGTGCCGACCACGATGCCGATGAGCAGCGCCAGCGCGAAGTCGGTCAGCGAGTCCCCGCCGAGCACGGCCAGCGAGGCCAGGATCAGCACCGCGCCCATACCGGTGTTCACGGTCCGCGGCAGCGTCTGCACGATCGCCCGGTCGGCGATGTGGGCCGCCCGCGCCCCGCGTTCGCGCCGCGTCAGCTCCCGGATCCGGTCGAAGACGACGACCGAGTCGTTGACCGAGTACCCGATCACGGTCAGCAGCGCGGCCAGGAACACCCCGTCCAGCGGCTTGCCCAGCCAGGCGAAGACCCCGACCAGGATCACCACGTCGTGCGCGAGTGCGGCCACCGCCGCCGTCCCCAGCAGCCAGCGGAAACGGGCCGCGAGATAGAGCAACTGGGCGCCCAGGGCCACCGCGAGCGCGATCAGCGCGCCCCGGCGCAGCTCCGCGCCCATGCTCGGACCGATCAGCTCGTCGCGGACCTTGTCCGCCCCGCCGCCCAGCGCGCCCACCGTCCGTGTCACGCGCTCCGCCTGCGCGTCCGTCAGCTCCCCG
The sequence above is drawn from the Streptomyces sp. SAT1 genome and encodes:
- the narH gene encoding nitrate reductase subunit beta, whose amino-acid sequence is MRVLSQVAMVMNLDKCIGCHTCSVTCKQTWTNRTGTEYAWFNNVETRPGLGYPRGHEDQAKWKGGWRLDARGRLVPRSGGRARRLARLFANPDLPALADYYEPWTYDYDTLIAAPLGDDLPTARPRSLIDGRPVSVTSGPNWDDDLGGGPGHLAGDPVLKAMNEQVRLEYEQAFMFHLPRICEHCLNPSCVAVCPSGALYKRIEDGIVLVDQDRCRGWRMCVSGCPYKKVYFNHSTGKAEKCTFCYPRIEAGEPTVCSETCVGRLRYLGVLLYDADKVGEAAAVPDEKDLYEAQLGCFLDPHDPEVVRAAEASGVPHDWITAARRSPVRDLISTYRVALPLHPEYRTLPMVWYVPPLSPVVDALTRGGHDGEHPAPLFGAIDSLRIPVAYLAGLFTAGDPAPVEAALCRLAAMRAHMRRVNLGEDRDPAIARGVGMDETGLEAMYRLLALAKYEERYVIPTTYVAGGGSGPDGAGCSLEGDGGPGMYGTDAAGAFHTPPVPAPAGAGRSALRGRINLLNWNGRGRPGGLFPDRSEAGSADA
- the narJ gene encoding nitrate reductase molybdenum cofactor assembly chaperone, producing the protein MNLHRALHQAAALLLDHPGPDWPDRLRTVAEALAPLPGEAPGLLLRFCRWAQGTSPLDLATGYVTTFDRSRRRTLHLTHYTDGDTRRRGATLAALKARYREHGWAPPPGELPDHLPCLLEFAARCPGPGTDLLHEHRPALALLAHGLETHHSPYADVVRAVLTTVPDTPPPNPRPAAVPEPRPLPLPFPLRHAPDDEGVRR
- a CDS encoding nitrate reductase subunit alpha; this encodes MAALAADRLLRAGGTLRRSVTTPDLRAVFRTDQDVNDSPYRERWAHDKVVRSTHGVNCTGSCSWKVYVKDGLITWETQETDYPTTGPDRPEYEPRGCPRGASFSWYTYSPTRVRYPHARGVLVEMYREARARLGDPVAAWAEIVSDPDRRRRYQAARGKGGLVRIGWDEALEIAAAAHVHTIAEHGPDRVAGFSPIPAMSMASHAVGARFMSLIGAPMVSFYDWYADLPIASPQVFGDQTDVPESGDWWDAAYLMLWGSNVPVTRTPDAHWMTEARYRGQKVVVVSPDYADATKFADEWLHPHPGTDGALAMAMGHVILTEFFVRRQVPYFTDYVRRFTDLPFLVELTEHPRHAGAFVPGKFVTAAALGLDEEAGEDAHWKPVLLDAVSGRPVVPNGTLGDRWSKRGEGRWNLDLGDVEPQLTFHRADGGPGGSVPVRLPRFDGSGTGEAASGCVTRGVPVREVGGRRVTTVFDLLLAQYGVARDGLEGEWPDGYEDAAQPHTPAWQEAITSVPAAAVVRVAREFARTAEQSRGRCTIVMGAGTNHWFHSDTIYRSFLTLLLLTGCQGVNGGGWAHYVGQEKVRPYAGWQQLQSAADWVRPSRQVAGTPYWYLHTGQWRYDGHGADALAAPTGPGLFRGRHTADLVAQSVRLGWMPSAPAFSANPLDLGRAVRESGREPGEWVASRLAEGKLSFACEDPDAPENWPRVLTVWRANLIGSSAKGNEFFLRHLLGASDNAHAAEAPPEARPRDVTWREEAPRGKLDLLLALDFRMTSTTLMADLVLPAATWYEKHDLSSTDMHPYVHAFSPAISPPWQARTDFEIFHALARRFGELAAGRLGVAHDLVATPLQHDTPGETAQPGGTVRDWRAEGRTPVPGRDLPQFTLVERDYTAVADRLAALGPLCEQQGMTVKGVTVRPGPEVRRLAARCGTAGGSGPVRGRPLLDTDVKLCEAILALSGTTNGRLAAEGFERLGERCGPGAGFDTLAESVRERRIVFSDTQQRPVQVGTSYEWSGKEAPDRRYSPFTVNTEHNKPWHTLTGRQHFYLDHDWMAELGEQLPVYRPPLDLTADSVPGEREVSVRYLTPHSKWSIHSEYQENLLMQTLARGGPVIWMSVPDAEAIGVADNDWVEAVNPNGVVVARAIVSHRMPPGTVFMYHVQERLVNVPRSEATGRRGGVHNALTRILLKPTHLIGGYAQLSFAPNYYGPTGNQRDARTVVRRRAQEVQY